One segment of Salvia splendens isolate huo1 chromosome 20, SspV2, whole genome shotgun sequence DNA contains the following:
- the LOC121782399 gene encoding thaumatin-like protein 1b — MGKLYFHIFFLILSNSLIAEVYSTATFTFVNKCKFTVWPGILSNAGISPLSTTGFALNTGESRIINAPTAWGGRFWGRTHCSEDPTGKFSCATGDCGSGKLECAGGGAATPVTLAEFTLDGDAGKDFYDLSLVDGFNLPMLVAPQGGSGANCSRAECVADLNGDCAPELRVTSAGGEGVACRSACDAFRSEEYCCSGEYGTPAACKPSQYAETFKRACPQAYSYAYDDLTSTFTCIGADYIITFCPSPNTSQKSTSGSGGGQNPVSAAGGSNTPFDGNMVYEGALDVSSAASTCAHVVGGGVAVVAAMWRLSQLY; from the exons ATGGGAAAGCTCTACTTCCATATTTTCTTCCTAATTCTTTCTAATTCATTAATAGCAG AGGTGTATTCAACAGCAACATTCACATTCGTAAACAAATGCAAGTTCACTGTGTGGCCTGGCATTTTGTCCAACGCCGGAATCTCGCCGCTCTCCACCACCGGCTTCGCGCTAAACACCGGCGAATCCAGGATCATCAACGCGCCGACCGCCTGGGGCGGCCGATTTTGGGGGCGCACGCACTGCTCCGAAGATCCGACCGGAAAATTCTCCTGCGCCACCGGCGATTGCGGCTCCGGCAAGCTCGAATGCGCCGGCGGCGGCGCCGCCACGCCGGTTACCCTCGCCGAATTCACTCTCGACGGCGACGCCGGGAAGGATTTCTACGATCTCAGCCTCGTCGACGGCTTCAACCTGCCGATGCTGGTGGCGCCGCAGGGAGGCTCCGGCGCGAACTGCAGCAGGGCGGAGTGCGTGGCGGATCTGAACGGCGATTGCGCGCCGGAGCTGCGCGTGACGAGCGCCGGCGGGGAGGGGGTCGCGTGCAGGAGCGCGTGCGACGCGTTCCGGAGCGAGGAGTACTGCTGCAGCGGCGAGTACGGCACACCGGCCGCGTGCAAGCCGTCGCAGTACGCGGAGACGTTCAAGCGCGCGTGCCCGCAGGCGTACAGCTACGCGTATGACGATCTCACCAGCACCTTCACCTGCATCGGCGCCGACTACATCATCACCTTCTGCCCCTCCCCCAACACCAG TCAAAAATCTACATCCGGGTCGGGCGGCGGGCAGAACCCGGTATCGGCGGCGGGCGGCAGCAATACACCATTCGACGGCAACATGGTGTACGAAGGTGCGCTGGACGTGAGCTCTGCAGCGTCCACGTGTGCGCACGTGGTGGGCGGAGGCGTCGCCGTCGTGGCGGCAATGTGGCGGTTGAGCCAACTATACTAA